ACCTGACTGTCGACAAAACTAGTCGACGCGAGATAGGAACGAACCAGATTTTTCCACTGATTGGCTTCCTGCAGAAACTTGAATCGAGGTTCGGGGAGTTTCCAATGCAGGTACCAGGAAAAGCGAGGTGTGTCATCGCGGTCGTTTTCGAGGAGCGGTGGCAATTGTAAGGTCTCTTCAGGGTAGAGATCAAACCACTTTTGAGTCGCATAGCAGGGAACGTGAGGCAGGAAAAAACCAGCCGAAAGAAAGAACGGTTCTTGCGGTTTTTTATTTAACTGATCGACGGCCCAACTCGCGACTTTCCAGTCTCCTTTGTCTTCATCTTTATGAGGAAAGGTACCCCAATCGACAAGCGGATGTGGGTTCGGCGTCTTGACCAGTTTTTTCGGAGGTTTGACGCCGACTCCCGCGGGTGGACCCAGCACATTAAATTCCTGGTCTTTTTTCTTTCGTCCATAACCACCATGATAAATCTTTCCGGTGCTGTATGTTTTATAGCCATGTTGCTGAAGGTATTGAGGGAGCGTGACATGGTCTTTGAACTTGCCAATCGTACGAAACCAGGGGGCCAGTCCATACACTCCGGTTGTAGAAGGACGTAGCCCTGTCATCAGGCTGGTGCGCGAGGGGTTACAAAGCGGTGATTGACAGTGTGCGTTGTTAAACAAGGTACCTCTCGCCGCCACCCGATCAATATGCGGGGTTTTGATTTGAGGATGCCCTTTCAGACAACCAATCCAGTCGTTCTGGTCATCAATGGCAATAAACAGAATATTTGGCTTCTGTGCCGCCCAGAGCGGCGAACAAACAGACCAGATTACAACCATCGTGAGTAGCCATCGCATCAGAAGTACCTTTCAATGAACCTTCGAATATTCAACGCAATTTACTCATTTTCATCATACTGTGTCCCGTAGGAGAATGAAATCACCAGATTGATTTTCCATTCGGAGATCGT
The Gimesia aquarii DNA segment above includes these coding regions:
- a CDS encoding sulfatase, encoding MRWLLTMVVIWSVCSPLWAAQKPNILFIAIDDQNDWIGCLKGHPQIKTPHIDRVAARGTLFNNAHCQSPLCNPSRTSLMTGLRPSTTGVYGLAPWFRTIGKFKDHVTLPQYLQQHGYKTYSTGKIYHGGYGRKKKDQEFNVLGPPAGVGVKPPKKLVKTPNPHPLVDWGTFPHKDEDKGDWKVASWAVDQLNKKPQEPFFLSAGFFLPHVPCYATQKWFDLYPEETLQLPPLLENDRDDTPRFSWYLHWKLPEPRFKFLQEANQWKNLVRSYLASTSFVDSQVGRVVDALEKNNLAENTIIVIWSDHGWHLGEKLITGKNTLWDRSTRVPLIFAGPGITEGAVCSKPVELLDIYPTLLQLCKLPPKAGLEGHSLVPQLKDANTPRKWPAITSHNRNNTAVRSENYRYIRYADGTEEFYDMKQDPNEWKNLSNDPKFAALIKEHRAWLPTINEKPAPGSKHRILRYENGKANWEEVDIKDEDPIPEL